A single genomic interval of Coccidioides posadasii str. Silveira chromosome 1, complete sequence harbors:
- a CDS encoding uncharacterized protein (EggNog:ENOG410QDTC~COG:A~BUSCO:4293at33183): MASEPPDDVLHFRGKTLTPESPRPLHFPEPSNIPVLENQMDPIFNDTSTYENVPRTTQAVSDLAKVGDTAHLMEQYARIYSLLGERNDKVADASDPDKGTGSFPASDQAEPQGAKNEFSIAALQSLLPASQISSTVTATSAQDTSASAPSSANRPLNHADPFESSPREPRPPSTSTGPSDLTHSGLSREDQSRPNSDQAILNDSENGINYQTLLDNLCEPNSTGTHTSDAVATIKSPTADPNPRLSNTESSLSSASNLPPRPPPQAKPEIHPNSSPTDDIRSFHDLPALNGVSQPSQSNLHESTSLQSNGSDTSALPSAHTGLPSLLALFHQPNSPSFQSTKEADGAASHAPRSGVPEPHTSKTREDRDDEAPWGPETQKKYDEFLHDERVYVTEGVWDRFAPGSRLFVGNLPSERVTKRDLFHLFHKYGKLAQISIKPAYGFVQFMDATSCRNALEAEQGGVIRGRKIHLEISKPQRSSRNAPEPSKPSGLRRSRSPDYSRNRDVGRGGRLGSERYDRVAGDRKSSVNEGRDYGDHRHRDNYRPTRSPVRGSRREGYRSRDRSVERYDHRSRRRSRSPYGPGARYRSPTPRGPSYDSDSELPIPRRAPRHVPDVQIIVLENVDNEFVYRIETAFRDRGLRTDVLILSPRISLPAVIRRQILEGVLVIVKLSKTNQYSGRIPLQVFDRGGGADNVRFNEYAGLEPKVAAEVAIHARNIPIGTSNQGAMQQGLGTQAAGPPHRSLGPQSNVANLISSLDAPALQSLLSALQQKPTASSQQQYPPSTLPAANVANLLSNITRNNNSGPSVLPPSQHPAPVQSFGQPPAHTPLEAETNLAALLAKGQLPSGPSQTQYINEQLAKWKR; this comes from the exons ATGGCATCCGAGCCTCCGGATGATGTGCTTCACTTTCGTGGCAAGACATTGACCCCGGAGAGCCCACGCCCTCTTCACTTTCCTGAGCCATCCAACATCCCGGTACTCGAGAATCAGATGGACCCAATCTTCAACGACACATCGACATACGAAAATGTACCGAGAACAACGCAGGCCGTATCTGATTTGGCAAAGGTCGGCGACACCGCTCATTTGATGGAACAATATGCCCGCATCTATTCGTTATTGGGCGAGAGGAATGACAAGGTGGCGGATGCCAGCGATCCAGACAAAGGCACAGGTAGCTTTCCTGCTTCTGACCAAGCAGAGCCCCAAGGGGCAAAGAATGAATTCAGTATTGCAGCTCTTCAAAGTCTTCTTCCAGCCAGCCAAATCTCATCTACAGTGACCGCTACCTCTGCCCAAGACACTTCCGCAAGTGCCCCCTCATCCGCGAATCGTCCTCTGAACCATGCGGACCCCTTCGAGTCATCCCCAAGGGAACCCCGCCCACCTTCCACTTCAACTGGGCCTAGTGACTTAACGCATTCTGGCCTTTCGAGGGAGGATCAAAGCCGGCCAAATAGTGATCAAGCCATACTTAATGATTCTGAAAATGGGATCAATTATCAAACTCTTCTCGATAACCTTTGCGAGCCAAATTCCACTGGCACGCATACCAGTGATGCCGTTGCCACCATAAAAAGCCCTACTGCTGATCCAAACCCCCGTTTATCAAACACGGAGTCTTCattatcttctgcttctAACCTGCCACCACGTCCGCCTCCACAAGCAAAGCCTGAAATTCACCCTAATTCCTCGCCCACTGATGATATCCGCTCTTTTCACGATCTGCCAGCGTTAAATGGAGTCTCCCAACCTTCCCAAAGTAATCTTCATGAATCGACGTCTTTACAGTCGAATGGTTCTGATACCTCTGCCTTGCCATCCGCTCACACCGGATTGCCTTCCCTACTTGCATTGTTCCATCAGCCCAACTCTCCTAGTTTTCAAAGCACCAAGGAAGCTGACGGGGCTGCATCTCATGCTCCTCGAAGTGGAGTCCCAGAACCTCACACCTCAAAGACACGGGAGGACCGTGATGATGAGGCGCCGTGGGGTCCAGAGACACAAAAGAAGTATGATGAATTCCTTCATGACGAACGAGTATACGTTACAGAAGGTGTCTGGGATCGTTTTGCTCCCGGCTCAAGATTGTTTGTTG GTAACCTTCCCAGTGAACGGGTAACCAAGCGAGATCTCTTCCACCTGTTTCATAAATATGGAAAACTTGCTCAGATATCGATAAAGCCGGCGTATGGCTTTGTCCAGTTTATGGATGCAACATCCTGCCGTAACGCACTGGAAGCAGAGCAAGGCGGTGTTATAAGGGGCCGGAAAATTC ATTTGGAAATCTCCAAACCTCAACGGAGCTCCAGGAACGCCCCTGAGCCATCCAAGCCAAGCGGGCTTAGGAGATCAAGGTCACCCGATTATTCTAGGAACCGAGACGTTGGACGAGGTGGCCGGTTGGGAAGTGAACGATATGATCGAGTGGCAGGCGACAGAAAATCGTCTGTGAACGAGGGTAGGGACTACGGAGACCATCGCCACCGCGATAATTACAGACCGACAAGGTCGCCGGTGCGGGGCTCTCGCCGAGAGGGGTACCGCTCTCGGGATCGGAGTGTCGAAAGATACGATCACCGGAGTCGTCGACGCTCGAGGTCCCCATATGGGCCAGGGGCCCGCTACCGCAGCCCTACTCCCAGAGGTCCAAGCTATGACAGCGACTCAGAACTTCCAATCCCGAGAAGGGCGCCACGTCATGTACCGGATGTCCAAATAATTGTTTTGGAAAACGTGGACAA TGAATTTGTGTATCGAATAGAGACAGCATTTAGGGACCGTGGCTTGCGAACAGACGTCCTAATTCTTAGCCCTCGCATAAGTCTTCCCGCAGTAATCCGGCGTCAGATACTAGAAGGCGTACTAGTCATAGTGAAGCTATCGAAGACCAACCAATATTCAGGCAGAATACCATTGCAAGTATTCGACCGTGGTGGCGGTGCTGATAATGTTCGCTTTAATG AATATGCCGGGCTTGAACCGAAAGTTGCGGCGGAGGTCGCCATTCACGCACGCAATATCCCCATTGGTACATCAAATCAGGGTGCCATGCAACAGGGCTTAGGTACCCAGGCAGCCGGCCCACCACATCGCTCCCTTGGTCCTCAGTCCAATGTCGCAAACCTCATATCAAGTCTTGACGCTCCGGCTCTCCAATCCCTTCTTAGCGCACTACAACAAAAGCCTACCGCCTCGTCGCAGCAACAATATCCGCCGTCTACTCTGCCGGCAGCCAATGTCGCTAACCTTCTGAGCAATATCACTCGCAACAACAACTCGGGGCCATCTGTACTTCCTCCAAGCCAGCATCCAGCCCCTGTTCAGTCCTTTGGGCAACCCCCAGCCCACACTCCTCTCGAGGCGGAAACAAACTTGGCCGCTCTGCTCGCAAAGGGACAGCTACCTTCGGGCCCATCTCAGACCCAATACATCAATGAGCAACTGGCGAAGTGGAAACGATGA
- a CDS encoding uncharacterized protein (EggNog:ENOG410PP55~COG:U~TransMembrane:4 (i26-49o69-92i101-118o124-145i)) translates to MQPRQRKPRRAGALKDLPPLIIVKKILLLQVAFYVCATILILFAALVAGTAFSPDLILSWRTLRGDTTIGWTLSFVWLLNSFFGVIFILLLVSRSKLVPDFALTIHFIHLVITSFYTHEIPSNLLWWGLQGASSALMTFVGMWACQYRELRPIAFGGVSSNRRATARTIPDAHADNEDPEAAGFSRGRSRGHDRDGGGEYEMVSVKEPPEEPV, encoded by the exons ATGCAACCCCGTCAGCGCAAACCTCGGAGAGCTGGTGCTCTGAAAGATCTCCCGCCGCTGATCATCGTTAAGAAGATCTTGCTTTTACAGGTCGCGTTTTATGTTTGCGCTACAATCTTAATACTCTTTGCGGCTCTTGTGGCCGGGACTGCATTTTCACCCGATCTCATCCTAAGTTGGCGGACGCTAAGAGGAGATACGACGATAGGATGGACGTTGAGCTTTGTTTGGTTGTTAAATAGCTTCTTCGG CGTCATCTTCATTCTTCTCCTAGTTTCGCGCTCAAAACTCGTTCCCGACTTCGCACTTACCATACATTTTATTCACCTCGTCATCACATCTTTCTATACCCACGAGATTCCTTCCAACCTCTTATGGTGGGGATTACAAGGCGCAAGTTCGGCGCTTATGACATTCGTTGGCATGTGGGCATGCCAATACCGGGAGCTTCGGCCGATCGCTTTCGGCGGCGTTTCGTCCAATCGAAGAGCAACCGCTCGGACCATTCCAGATGCACATGCAGACAACGAAGACCCAGAAGCCGCAGGCTTCTCTCGAGGGCGAAGCCGGGGGCATGATCGGGACGGAGGTGGAGAATACGAGATGGTTTCGGTGAAGGAGCCTCCAGAAGAACCCGTATAG
- a CDS encoding uncharacterized protein (EggNog:ENOG410PRWH~COG:S~BUSCO:16671at33183), producing the protein MGWFSSSSDAPQKASDGGKIAPDRSSRDKCYKGRDLFFKCLDQNGIIDAIKKDGEARAKCAKELQEFENACSATWVKYFKEKRVMEYRRDMSIERIKQDEAAGKKVGN; encoded by the exons ATGGGCTGGTTCTCAAGTTCCTCAGATGCGCCCCAAAAGGCCTCCGACGGCGGTAAAATTGCCCCCGATCGCTCGTCCCGAGACAAATGCTACAAAGGCCGAGACCTGTTTTTTAAATGCTTAGACCAGAACGGCATCATAGACGCTATAAAGAAGGACGGAGAAGCACGAGCGAAGTGCGCGAAAGAACTGCAGGAGTTTGAGAATGCTTGCTCGGCAACATGG GTGAAATATTTCAAAGAGAAGCGAGTAATGGAATACCGACGGGACATGTCGATCGAACGGATAAAACAGGACGAAGCCGCCGGGAAGAAGGTCGGAAAttag